A region of the Bacteroidales bacterium genome:
AGTCTGAAATTTCCCTTTCTGTATAGGTATCTCCATGCTCGGTGGACACAAGCATATTCATAGCAAACAAAGCCCCTCCGAAAGGTGAAGTTCTGTCTTCGTCCATCACGTGGTCCTGTATCACTATTTGCCCTCCCCGGTTTAAGGCATTATAACATTTCTTTATGAGTTTGTGATTTTGAGCAGGCGAATTAATATGTATGATGGCGGAGAGAAAGGCCATGTCATAACCCGAGCCAAAACCGTTTTTGTTGTAATCGCCGCAAATGAAGCTAATTCGCTTTTCCAGGCCTTCCAGTTTTACATATTTTTTTGTTATCGGAATAATATCCGGCAGGTCAAAAATAGTAGCTTTGTTCTTGTTGTTTCTTTTCACAAACTCCATTGCGTAAACTCCGGATCCCCCGCCGATATCAAGAAAATACCGCACCTCTGTGAGATTCAATTTGTCGAGCAGGGCTTTTGCCTGTTTGTGTGCCCTTTCGTGCATAGCACCTATAAATGCTTCTGACCAGTTCGTGTTTTTGCGGCTCTTAACTTTTTTACGCTGGCTTTTCCCGGTGCGTATCATTTCTGTCATCGTTGACCACGTGTCCCACATACTGACACTATGCATAAGGCCTTTTAAATAATTGCTACTACTTCGTGATAAATATTCTGACGAAAAAGGAGTATTGTAAAATTTTTGTTTTCGTTTTTGAAGCAGGCCAATAGCACAAAGTGCATTCATAATCCTGTCGGTAGCGCGGGCATCTGTTTTTATCTTTTGACAAATCTCCTGTGATTCGGAACCTTGCGTAGCAATATGCGAAAAAATATCCAGCTCGTATGCCGTAAGGATAATTCGGCTGATGCGAAAAGCGGAAATGATTTCACGGAGTTGCTCGGGCTTGTTAATGTTAAATGCGGGTTTCATAAATTTTTTAAGTTGTCAAAGATATAAAAGAAAGAAGTTTTTTATAAAAAAAAGTTTAAATGACGAATTTGAGATAATACAAGTTTGGCTTCTGGGCAGCTATTTTGGCAGTAGTACATTTAAATGTAATTTTTACCTGCTCAGTATAATTTTTTTCTGGAGTCAGGAAACATGAAGTCGGGCACCTGCAGAATGCAGGAACTTCCTGAATATAAAAGTCCGAAAGCTTCCGTATCTATGGGGATTTCAAGGTAATTTAAAAATGCCGTCTTGTTCCCGGATTCATACATAGCAATGCTTTTCAAGATAGTGCGGCATTTAGATAGTATGATATCCTGCGATGACAGAACGGAAAAATCAACAGCTGATATAAGTATTTTCTGAGGCGAAATCAGGTTAACTAGTGCCGGATTCGAGTTATATGTTTCCATAACAACCCATTGCGTTTTTAGTTTTTTATCTTTTTTTTGATTTTCATGTAAAAAGATTAGCAGGTTCGTTTTTTCTGAAATATATTTTGTAAGGCTGTCTTCTGCTATATTACTGACAAAAAACTGCAGAGGGCTAGCCGATGAACCCTTTAACGCTTCGGCCGTTTCAAAAGTACATAGCCATTGATGAGTGCCTGTTTCCTGTTTTTCGAAACTTAATAATGTCCCTTTTGAAATAATAACCGCATCGGTACACAACCATTCTATGCTGTTTCCGATATTTATTTCAGCACGCACTTGAAAAACGGACACAATAAAAAATATTGCCGCAAGTGATTTTTTCATTTTTTATCCGACTTTATAATTTATTACTCAAACATACAACTTTCTTTGATATTTACAAGTATTTTCTTTTAAATGACACATTTTTTGTATCTTTATAGTGCTATAATAAAGAAACAGATAATTATTTTTTTATTTTTTCGTTACTCAATAACAACTAAAATTTTGATAAGGATGCCCCGTAAAATTTTTGCAGTTATAGTGCTTTTATTCACGTTTACTTACTTTGCTTATTCCCAGGCTCCGAAGTACAGCAATGAATTTCTTTCTATTGGCGTTGGCGCAAGAGCTTTGGGTATGTCAAATTCAAATGTTGCCTTTGTAAGTGATGTTACTTCGGGGTATTGGAATACTGCAGGCCTGGCCATGGTTCCTTCACAGTTTCAGGCAGGATTGATGCACTC
Encoded here:
- a CDS encoding acetylserotonin O-methyltransferase; its protein translation is MKPAFNINKPEQLREIISAFRISRIILTAYELDIFSHIATQGSESQEICQKIKTDARATDRIMNALCAIGLLQKRKQKFYNTPFSSEYLSRSSSNYLKGLMHSVSMWDTWSTMTEMIRTGKSQRKKVKSRKNTNWSEAFIGAMHERAHKQAKALLDKLNLTEVRYFLDIGGGSGVYAMEFVKRNNKNKATIFDLPDIIPITKKYVKLEGLEKRISFICGDYNKNGFGSGYDMAFLSAIIHINSPAQNHKLIKKCYNALNRGGQIVIQDHVMDEDRTSPFGGALFAMNMLVSTEHGDTYTEREISDWLKNEGFSGVKRTETFNNAMITAMK